From a single Lewinella sp. LCG006 genomic region:
- a CDS encoding thiamine pyrophosphate-dependent enzyme, which yields MATTTPSMVFEKKGFSKKLLLKLYEDLLRPRMIEEKMLILLRQGRISKWFSGIGQEAISVGATNALLEDEYIFTMHRNLGVFTSRRLPLDRMFAQWQGKMKGYTKGRDRSFHFGAPEQNIVGMISHLGPQLALASGVALAHKLGQEGRVSLAFTGEGGTSEGDFHEALNTAAVWQLPVIFVIENNGYGLSTPTSEQYRCENLADRAIGYGMRSVIIDGNNILEVYDTFNKLARELRKNPEPVLVECRTFRMRGHEEASGTKYVPQEYFDEWGQRDPLDNFEQFLLEEKVLSTQKIEELRSQIKAEIEAGLELAFAEPPVTADIAVEIEDVYAPWTPDPAPAGSESRELRFVDAITDGLRTGMQRHDNLVLMGQDIADYGGVFKITDGFVEEFGKDRVRNTPLCESAILGIGLGLSIKGWKAMVEMQFADFVSVGFNQIVNNLAKIHYRWGQAADVVVRMPTGGGVGAGPFHSQSNEAWFFHVPGLKIVYPATPEDAKGLLLAALDDPNPVMFFEHKGLYRKLTAPVPTGYYTTEIGKANLVEEGTTLSIITYGMGVHWARETAEELGMDVDILDLRTLLPLDYDAIAATVKKTNKALILHEATLMGGIGAELSAYISQHLFEHLDAPVVRVASLDTPVPFAANLEKAFLPQQRLREQMVILRDY from the coding sequence ATGGCCACCACCACTCCATCTATGGTTTTTGAGAAGAAAGGATTTTCTAAAAAATTGCTTTTAAAGCTTTACGAAGACTTGCTGCGCCCCCGCATGATCGAAGAGAAAATGCTCATCTTGTTGCGGCAGGGGAGAATCAGCAAGTGGTTTTCGGGTATTGGCCAGGAAGCCATCAGTGTAGGAGCGACGAATGCCTTGTTGGAGGATGAGTACATCTTCACGATGCACCGCAATTTGGGCGTATTTACGAGTCGACGCTTACCACTGGATCGCATGTTTGCACAGTGGCAAGGTAAAATGAAGGGGTATACCAAAGGCCGTGACCGTTCTTTCCACTTTGGTGCACCCGAGCAAAACATTGTGGGCATGATCAGCCATCTGGGGCCTCAACTTGCCTTGGCTTCCGGCGTCGCATTGGCACACAAACTAGGGCAGGAAGGCCGCGTGTCGCTTGCCTTTACCGGTGAGGGAGGCACGAGCGAAGGTGATTTTCACGAAGCACTTAATACCGCCGCTGTCTGGCAGTTGCCCGTTATTTTTGTAATTGAAAACAATGGCTATGGTTTGTCTACGCCCACCAGCGAGCAATACCGTTGCGAGAACCTCGCCGATCGGGCCATTGGTTATGGCATGCGTTCAGTGATCATTGATGGTAACAATATCCTGGAAGTTTACGATACCTTCAATAAACTCGCCAGAGAGCTGAGGAAAAATCCCGAGCCCGTTTTGGTTGAATGCCGCACCTTCCGGATGCGTGGCCACGAGGAAGCTTCTGGTACCAAATACGTTCCGCAGGAGTATTTCGATGAATGGGGCCAACGCGACCCACTCGATAACTTTGAACAATTCTTGTTGGAAGAAAAGGTGTTATCCACACAGAAGATAGAAGAACTAAGGTCACAGATCAAAGCTGAAATTGAAGCAGGTCTGGAACTCGCTTTTGCAGAACCTCCAGTGACGGCAGACATTGCCGTGGAAATTGAGGATGTGTACGCACCCTGGACGCCCGACCCGGCACCGGCGGGATCGGAAAGTAGAGAGCTTCGTTTTGTAGATGCCATCACCGATGGTCTGCGAACAGGTATGCAAAGGCATGATAACCTGGTACTCATGGGGCAGGACATCGCTGATTACGGCGGCGTCTTTAAAATTACCGATGGGTTTGTGGAAGAATTTGGCAAGGATCGCGTGCGCAATACGCCGCTCTGCGAAAGTGCTATTCTCGGTATTGGGTTGGGCTTGAGCATCAAAGGCTGGAAAGCGATGGTGGAAATGCAGTTTGCAGATTTTGTCAGCGTAGGTTTCAACCAGATTGTGAACAACCTGGCCAAAATTCACTATCGTTGGGGGCAAGCGGCCGATGTGGTGGTACGAATGCCCACGGGCGGCGGTGTTGGGGCAGGGCCTTTTCATAGCCAGTCGAATGAAGCCTGGTTTTTCCATGTCCCCGGGCTCAAGATCGTTTACCCTGCTACTCCTGAAGATGCCAAAGGCTTGCTACTGGCGGCTTTAGATGATCCGAATCCGGTGATGTTTTTTGAACACAAAGGTTTGTACCGTAAGCTGACGGCACCAGTGCCTACGGGGTATTACACCACTGAGATCGGAAAAGCCAATTTGGTAGAAGAAGGAACAACTTTATCTATCATCACTTACGGCATGGGCGTACACTGGGCAAGGGAAACTGCGGAGGAATTAGGGATGGATGTTGATATTCTGGATTTACGTACGCTCCTGCCTCTGGATTACGATGCCATTGCTGCGACGGTCAAGAAGACCAACAAAGCCCTCATCTTACACGAAGCTACCCTTATGGGGGGAATAGGGGCAGAACTTTCGGCTTATATCAGTCAGCATTTATTCGAACACCTGGACGCACCTGTTGTGAGAGTTGCCAGCCTTGATACGCCGGTTCCTTTTGCGGCTAATCTCGAAAAAGCCTTCCTTCCGCAGCAGCGATTGCGTGAGCAAATGGTGATTTTGAGAGACTATTAG
- a CDS encoding DUF695 domain-containing protein has protein sequence MSFWKKLFSGGEQKMTSYEDFWNWFVQNEPEFYRLVKTKGDVAGEFLGKALPRLREIREGFHLLTAMPEEDTAELAFSANGDVKNMVFMEEIVAAAPELARWKFTVLRSPMDMETQGINIGAHAFTKDNIHFYAEKDADYPDEVSIVLVHEELAEDNVEVITHGTYIFLDHLLGEWNFATLLDHVSVKSSAEVEAELQPVHQLFEFLLEREKAFVEKYAGVKKDTENDQFALLEAELEDGSPLIVMVDTDLKDWDAKASHPWMLVVSFAYDGYANSGLPNEETSSLMQEIEDRLLAELKDQDGYLNLGRQTGDDTREIYFACKGFKKASKIIDQIRQEYADKIDLEYDIYKDKYWRSWERFLPK, from the coding sequence ATGAGTTTTTGGAAAAAGCTGTTTTCGGGAGGTGAGCAAAAGATGACTTCTTACGAAGATTTCTGGAACTGGTTTGTGCAAAATGAGCCCGAATTTTACCGGCTGGTAAAAACCAAAGGTGATGTGGCGGGCGAGTTTTTGGGCAAAGCGCTGCCGCGCCTGCGGGAGATCAGGGAAGGGTTTCATCTGCTGACGGCCATGCCGGAGGAGGATACCGCGGAGCTGGCTTTTTCGGCGAATGGCGACGTGAAGAACATGGTGTTTATGGAGGAAATCGTAGCGGCTGCCCCTGAGTTGGCGCGGTGGAAATTTACGGTCCTGCGTTCGCCGATGGATATGGAGACCCAAGGGATTAATATTGGTGCCCATGCCTTTACGAAAGACAATATCCATTTTTATGCGGAAAAGGATGCGGATTATCCGGATGAGGTGAGCATCGTGTTGGTACACGAAGAGCTGGCCGAGGACAATGTGGAGGTGATCACGCACGGTACTTATATCTTTTTGGATCACCTGCTGGGCGAGTGGAATTTTGCAACTTTGCTGGATCATGTAAGCGTGAAAAGCAGTGCAGAGGTGGAGGCAGAGCTGCAGCCCGTACACCAGCTTTTTGAGTTTTTGCTGGAGCGCGAAAAAGCGTTTGTGGAGAAGTACGCAGGGGTGAAAAAGGATACGGAAAACGACCAATTTGCCTTGCTTGAAGCCGAGCTGGAAGATGGTAGTCCTCTGATTGTAATGGTCGATACGGATCTGAAAGACTGGGACGCCAAAGCTTCGCACCCGTGGATGCTGGTGGTTTCATTTGCCTACGACGGCTACGCCAATAGTGGTTTGCCCAACGAGGAGACCAGTAGCCTGATGCAGGAAATAGAAGACCGCCTGCTGGCCGAATTGAAAGACCAGGATGGCTACCTGAACCTGGGTCGCCAGACGGGCGACGATACCCGCGAGATCTATTTTGCCTGCAAAGGATTCAAAAAAGCCTCCAAGATCATAGACCAGATCCGCCAGGAATACGCCGATAAAATAGACCTGGAATACGATATTTATAAAGACAAGTACTGGCGCTCGTGGGAGCGGTTTTTGCCGAAGTAG
- a CDS encoding DUF5606 domain-containing protein has product MNLDNLIAVSGLPGLFRMAANRSNGLIVEDLDSGKRRFVSARKHQFTPLGSIAIFTDDGDSVELANVFRNMRDQFEDRPPVEPTAKSEELFDYFSDILPNYDPERVYPGDVKKVIKWFISLKENGLLTETDEEE; this is encoded by the coding sequence ATGAACCTTGACAATCTGATCGCAGTAAGTGGCTTGCCGGGCTTGTTCCGCATGGCAGCTAACCGCAGTAACGGATTGATCGTTGAAGATCTAGATTCTGGTAAGCGGCGCTTTGTAAGTGCCCGTAAGCACCAGTTTACACCACTGGGGTCAATTGCCATCTTTACGGATGACGGCGACTCCGTTGAGCTTGCGAATGTTTTTCGCAATATGCGTGATCAATTTGAGGATCGTCCACCGGTAGAACCCACCGCAAAGTCAGAAGAACTTTTTGACTATTTTTCGGATATTCTTCCTAATTACGATCCTGAACGGGTGTACCCTGGTGACGTGAAAAAAGTTATTAAGTGGTTCATTAGTTTAAAAGAAAACGGACTACTGACAGAAACGGACGAAGAGGAGTAA
- a CDS encoding Gfo/Idh/MocA family protein — MSKRKIRMGMVGGGRGAFIGGVHRIAAALDGQIELVCGAFSSDPERSRLSGEDFYLPADRVYGSYAEMIEKEKQLPEGERMDFVSIVTPNHVHYGPAKMALENGFHVICDKPLCFNMEEAEALVALVEETGLIFALTHVYTGYPMVKQARAMITNDELGTIRKVVVEYPQGWLSTKLEDDVQKQADWRTDPSRSGIAGAMGDIGTHAENLAEYVTGLEITALCADLTAFVPGRQLDDDGNVLLRFNNGAKGVLHASQISAGEENDLNIRVYGTKGGLQWRQMEPNTLLVKWLDRAMEVRRTGVGALSAEAVAHTRVPAGHPEGYLEAFANIYRNFAHCIQARLAGESPDPLMMDFPGVKDGLRGMKFIEKVVASSNSTEKWTKL; from the coding sequence ATGAGCAAACGAAAGATACGCATGGGAATGGTCGGTGGAGGCCGAGGAGCATTTATTGGTGGTGTGCATCGGATAGCTGCCGCGCTGGACGGCCAGATCGAACTTGTATGCGGTGCCTTCAGTAGCGACCCCGAACGTTCGCGCCTTTCCGGTGAAGACTTTTATTTACCCGCAGATCGGGTGTACGGCTCTTATGCCGAAATGATCGAAAAGGAAAAACAATTGCCCGAAGGAGAGCGGATGGATTTTGTATCGATTGTCACGCCTAATCATGTTCATTATGGGCCCGCGAAGATGGCACTCGAAAATGGTTTTCACGTCATTTGCGACAAGCCGCTTTGTTTCAACATGGAAGAAGCGGAAGCGTTGGTCGCTCTGGTAGAAGAAACGGGATTGATCTTTGCCCTTACCCACGTTTATACGGGCTACCCCATGGTCAAGCAAGCCCGAGCGATGATTACCAACGATGAGCTAGGCACGATACGCAAAGTCGTCGTTGAATATCCTCAAGGCTGGCTGAGCACCAAACTGGAAGACGATGTACAAAAACAAGCTGACTGGCGCACCGACCCTAGCCGTTCCGGTATTGCTGGTGCTATGGGAGATATAGGTACCCACGCCGAAAATCTTGCTGAATACGTTACCGGACTGGAAATTACAGCGCTTTGCGCCGATCTTACCGCCTTTGTACCTGGTCGGCAATTAGATGATGATGGCAATGTACTCTTGCGTTTCAATAATGGCGCCAAGGGCGTTCTTCACGCCAGCCAGATCAGCGCCGGAGAGGAAAACGATCTCAATATCCGTGTTTACGGCACCAAGGGCGGTTTACAATGGCGCCAAATGGAACCCAATACCCTCCTTGTAAAATGGCTCGATCGGGCGATGGAAGTTCGCCGTACGGGCGTTGGAGCTCTTTCGGCAGAAGCAGTGGCCCACACGCGTGTCCCGGCCGGTCATCCGGAAGGCTACCTGGAGGCGTTTGCCAATATCTACCGCAACTTCGCTCACTGCATTCAGGCAAGACTTGCCGGAGAGTCACCAGACCCCTTGATGATGGACTTCCCGGGGGTAAAAGATGGCTTAAGAGGCATGAAATTCATTGAAAAAGTGGTAGCTTCGAGCAACAGCACCGAAAAGTGGACTAAACTATAA
- a CDS encoding T9SS type A sorting domain-containing protein — translation MKLVYQTFLSLSMLLVSLSLSATNITFQVDMSAETVSPDGVSVAYAPPTVSGLGDITIIALDDADGDGIYTGVSDVPHDTIGYFFINGMASNPLNFEMVPEECGISVSLLGLTAVIRPYIIDGEATLDVVCFASCGACPLTDCGNPAVLFTDDASAYDLGPLAPTGPWTAWPGGAAGFEIDTLDGDNVFSIIGNPAGQDAYFDTGDLTSGHYFFSWSQYIPAGNSAYFNVQHQDPTTTAGFWAFDVFFNGDGVGVLELNDNGGTDDTTYGFNYPEDEFFFVGLIIDLDNDQARLIVDEYTIASWVFSEGVTNGNVEFDLLQFAGINFYPIDTDHIWYLDNMSWLEIPAAGSDQYCYTASVIEPGTHTVGDLSCFGGGLHHDDGDGLAAQWFQYTPTADGWISISSCEGGADSRGWILRGDCNSLEIIGVNDDQCAIEEGSDNLWASYREAVVQAGQTYYIMWDNVWDDAGFDFTLTFNDTELVEGDFCESAAVIQPGTFDINEFTGNAAYTGPIIDNTSQGRSPTPYAQTEWYQYTPTVDGTITISSCELSASDNRVWVYTGECGTLSSLTVVALSDDDCEEGSFASRIEDFPVTAGTTYYIEWDNGWSSDAFGWELIFNAPVVTSDVTFQVDMNREDISPDGVFIAGGFSDFMNIAMDDADADGIYTVTLALEDNTMYTYKFKNGPDGWENINTSIGDNCTTGDFADRFVNTGDTDVTLDVVCFGYCVTCDLVAVDELTFAQSVDLFPNPTDGQLQVRVNLPEAVDGLRLRVSSILGNTLMDRQLGNLSQYNEQLDLSAFPAGTYVVTLTNGSLQVNRKVVVK, via the coding sequence ATGAAGTTAGTTTACCAAACTTTCTTAAGTCTTAGTATGCTGCTCGTCAGCCTTTCGCTAAGTGCAACCAACATCACGTTCCAAGTAGACATGAGCGCCGAGACCGTAAGTCCTGATGGCGTATCTGTGGCTTATGCCCCACCTACGGTAAGTGGTTTAGGTGACATCACGATCATCGCCCTTGATGATGCCGATGGTGATGGTATCTATACCGGCGTGTCTGATGTTCCTCACGATACCATTGGGTATTTTTTCATCAACGGTATGGCCTCCAATCCCCTCAATTTTGAAATGGTGCCTGAAGAATGCGGCATTAGCGTTTCATTATTAGGGCTTACCGCCGTTATCCGTCCTTATATCATTGACGGAGAGGCGACGCTGGATGTTGTCTGCTTCGCCAGTTGCGGTGCCTGCCCTTTGACTGATTGTGGCAATCCAGCAGTACTCTTCACCGACGATGCCAGTGCCTACGATCTGGGCCCACTAGCACCTACAGGCCCTTGGACCGCCTGGCCCGGTGGTGCTGCAGGCTTTGAAATTGATACCCTTGATGGGGACAATGTGTTCAGTATTATTGGTAATCCAGCTGGGCAAGATGCTTATTTTGATACGGGCGACCTTACCAGTGGGCATTACTTCTTCTCTTGGAGTCAGTATATTCCTGCGGGTAATTCTGCTTACTTCAACGTACAACATCAAGACCCCACCACCACCGCTGGTTTTTGGGCCTTTGATGTCTTTTTCAACGGTGATGGTGTAGGTGTATTGGAGCTCAATGACAATGGGGGTACTGACGATACCACTTACGGGTTCAACTATCCCGAGGACGAATTTTTCTTCGTTGGCTTAATCATTGATCTGGACAACGATCAGGCGCGCCTGATCGTCGATGAGTACACCATTGCTTCCTGGGTGTTCAGCGAAGGAGTCACTAATGGCAATGTAGAATTCGATCTGCTTCAATTCGCTGGTATCAACTTTTACCCTATTGATACCGATCACATTTGGTACCTCGACAATATGTCCTGGCTGGAAATTCCAGCCGCTGGGTCCGACCAGTACTGCTACACCGCTTCGGTTATCGAACCAGGCACCCATACCGTTGGAGACCTTAGCTGTTTTGGAGGCGGTCTCCACCACGATGATGGCGATGGTTTAGCAGCACAATGGTTCCAGTATACCCCTACCGCCGATGGCTGGATCAGCATCAGCAGCTGTGAAGGTGGCGCCGACTCTCGGGGTTGGATCTTGCGGGGCGATTGTAACAGCCTCGAAATCATTGGCGTTAATGATGACCAGTGTGCCATCGAAGAAGGATCAGACAACCTATGGGCGTCCTACCGAGAGGCCGTGGTACAAGCCGGGCAAACCTACTACATCATGTGGGACAATGTTTGGGACGATGCCGGTTTTGACTTTACCCTCACCTTCAATGATACCGAACTCGTAGAGGGTGACTTTTGTGAATCTGCTGCCGTTATTCAACCCGGAACTTTTGATATCAACGAATTTACGGGTAACGCAGCTTATACTGGCCCCATCATTGACAATACCAGCCAGGGACGTTCTCCTACGCCTTACGCGCAGACAGAGTGGTATCAGTATACGCCCACCGTTGACGGCACCATCACCATTTCTTCCTGTGAACTCAGTGCTAGCGACAACCGTGTTTGGGTTTACACCGGTGAGTGTGGTACGTTGAGCAGCCTGACGGTAGTAGCCCTTAGTGATGATGATTGCGAGGAAGGTAGTTTTGCGTCAAGAATTGAAGATTTCCCTGTTACCGCCGGTACCACCTACTACATTGAGTGGGACAACGGCTGGTCGAGCGACGCTTTTGGTTGGGAATTGATCTTCAACGCGCCAGTGGTTACTTCTGACGTTACCTTCCAGGTGGACATGAACCGGGAGGACATCAGTCCTGACGGCGTGTTCATTGCTGGTGGCTTCAGTGATTTCATGAACATAGCAATGGACGATGCCGATGCTGATGGTATCTATACCGTCACTTTAGCACTCGAAGACAACACCATGTACACCTACAAATTCAAGAACGGCCCCGACGGCTGGGAAAACATTAATACCAGCATTGGTGACAATTGTACCACCGGAGACTTCGCTGATCGCTTTGTTAATACTGGCGATACGGATGTAACCCTAGATGTGGTATGCTTTGGCTATTGTGTCACCTGTGATTTGGTAGCAGTTGACGAACTGACGTTTGCGCAAAGCGTAGACCTGTTCCCTAACCCTACCGATGGTCAATTACAAGTGCGAGTCAATCTTCCCGAAGCAGTGGATGGCCTCCGTTTGCGCGTAAGCAGCATTCTTGGCAATACGCTGATGGATCGCCAGTTGGGCAACCTCAGCCAATACAACGAACAGCTTGATCTGAGCGCGTTCCCTGCTGGGACTTACGTGGTAACCCTTACCAACGGAAGCTTACAGGTCAACCGCAAGGTGGTTGTAAAATAG
- a CDS encoding Gfo/Idh/MocA family protein — translation MKPPTNSRREALKALGLVSLGTTLGGVAFGKPVDQTFHLAPAEPTAPKLNKTVKAIVVGAGNRGNVYGGYALKYPDQLDIVGVAEPIPLRQQRFAEKHEIAQDRCFVTWEHVFEQPKFADAIIITTPDNLHHGPAMAALAMGYDLLLEKPIAQSWQECKEIRDLAEEKGRIVAVCHVLRYSPYYRKIKAVIDSGVLGELVSMQHFEPIQHVHMSHSYVRGNWRKEADTNPIILAKSCHDLDIMRWWIDRPCEYVSSFGSLKWFREENAPEGSTKRCTDGCAVEATCPYSAKKIYYDNRTWLHHFDLPLEEPARGEAILKNITEGPYGRCVYHCDNDVADHQVVSLQFADQITANFNMEAFTHYHGRRTRVMGSMGDMVGDETDLLITDFQTGKQEKWNVHDNASLDSGHGGGDWGLVRDWLQAVDQQDGTLLTSTLAASMESHQMGFLAEKSRRNLTIESIR, via the coding sequence ATGAAGCCACCTACCAATTCACGCCGCGAGGCACTCAAAGCATTAGGTTTAGTATCCTTGGGCACTACTTTAGGTGGTGTCGCTTTCGGAAAGCCTGTTGATCAAACTTTTCATCTTGCCCCTGCTGAGCCCACTGCTCCCAAGCTAAATAAAACGGTAAAAGCCATCGTGGTAGGTGCAGGTAATCGAGGAAACGTTTATGGTGGTTACGCTTTGAAATACCCTGATCAACTAGATATCGTGGGAGTCGCAGAGCCCATTCCTCTGCGGCAGCAGCGTTTTGCAGAAAAGCATGAAATAGCACAAGATCGGTGCTTTGTCACTTGGGAACATGTCTTTGAACAACCCAAATTTGCAGACGCTATTATCATTACGACTCCCGACAATCTACACCACGGGCCAGCGATGGCTGCACTGGCAATGGGGTACGACTTGTTGCTGGAAAAACCCATTGCCCAATCGTGGCAGGAATGCAAGGAAATCAGAGACTTGGCCGAAGAGAAGGGGCGTATAGTGGCCGTATGCCATGTTTTGCGTTATTCTCCTTATTATCGAAAAATTAAAGCAGTCATTGACAGTGGCGTATTGGGAGAGCTGGTGAGCATGCAGCACTTTGAGCCGATCCAACATGTGCACATGAGCCATTCTTATGTGCGAGGCAACTGGCGAAAAGAAGCCGATACCAACCCTATTATCCTGGCCAAATCCTGCCATGACCTCGACATCATGCGCTGGTGGATCGATCGCCCATGCGAATATGTTTCTTCCTTTGGATCACTAAAGTGGTTTCGCGAGGAGAACGCACCAGAGGGAAGCACCAAACGCTGCACCGATGGTTGTGCCGTAGAAGCTACCTGCCCCTATTCTGCTAAAAAAATCTACTACGACAATCGTACCTGGCTCCATCATTTTGATTTACCGCTAGAGGAACCTGCACGAGGAGAGGCCATTTTGAAAAACATAACCGAAGGTCCTTATGGACGATGCGTGTATCATTGTGACAATGACGTTGCGGATCACCAAGTCGTTTCGCTCCAGTTTGCAGATCAGATCACTGCTAATTTCAACATGGAAGCCTTTACCCATTACCATGGTCGCCGGACGCGGGTGATGGGTAGCATGGGAGATATGGTAGGTGATGAAACGGATTTATTGATCACTGATTTCCAAACAGGGAAACAGGAGAAATGGAATGTGCACGATAACGCTTCTCTCGATTCCGGTCATGGAGGTGGAGATTGGGGGCTTGTTCGCGACTGGTTACAGGCGGTCGATCAGCAAGACGGTACGCTGTTGACTTCTACCTTGGCGGCCTCAATGGAGAGTCATCAAATGGGATTTTTAGCCGAGAAAAGCCGCCGTAACCTTACCATTGAAAGCATCAGATAA
- a CDS encoding sugar phosphate isomerase/epimerase family protein, giving the protein MKTIKGPALFLAQFMGDEAPFNSLDTICQWAADLGYKGIQIPTWESRLIDLEKAATSKTYANELKGKIASYGLEITELASHLQGQLVAVHPAYDSMFDNFAPKEVHGKPKARTEWAVQQVKWAAKASQNLGLKAHVSFSGALLWPFMYPWPQRPAGLVEEGFSELGKRWKPILDVFDEAGVDLGYELHPGEDLHDGISFEMFLDAVDQHPRAGINYDPSHFVLQHLDYLSFIDNYHERIFAFHVKDAEFNPTGKQGVYGGYQGWKERAGRFRSLGDGQVDFKGIFTRLSQYDYDSWAVLEWECCIKSPEQGAREGAPFIQQHIIEVTEKAFDDFAGAETDQAANRRILGLG; this is encoded by the coding sequence ATGAAGACAATCAAAGGCCCTGCCCTATTTTTAGCCCAGTTTATGGGTGATGAAGCTCCTTTCAACAGCCTCGATACTATTTGCCAGTGGGCCGCCGACCTTGGTTATAAAGGCATCCAGATTCCTACCTGGGAGAGTAGGCTGATCGATTTGGAAAAAGCAGCCACCAGCAAAACCTACGCAAACGAACTAAAAGGTAAAATTGCGAGCTACGGACTGGAGATTACAGAACTGGCCAGCCACTTGCAAGGGCAGCTGGTAGCGGTGCACCCGGCCTATGACAGTATGTTTGATAATTTTGCACCTAAAGAAGTACATGGCAAGCCCAAAGCCCGTACTGAATGGGCGGTACAACAAGTAAAATGGGCCGCCAAAGCCAGCCAAAACCTGGGCCTGAAAGCACACGTCAGTTTCAGCGGTGCGCTGTTGTGGCCGTTCATGTATCCTTGGCCCCAGCGGCCAGCTGGACTCGTAGAGGAAGGGTTTTCAGAGTTGGGCAAGCGTTGGAAACCCATCTTGGATGTATTCGATGAAGCAGGCGTCGACCTCGGTTACGAGCTACATCCCGGTGAAGACTTACACGATGGCATCTCTTTCGAGATGTTTCTTGATGCGGTGGACCAGCACCCACGCGCAGGAATCAATTACGACCCGAGCCACTTCGTTTTACAACACCTCGACTATCTTTCCTTTATTGATAATTACCACGAGCGCATTTTCGCTTTTCATGTAAAAGATGCGGAGTTCAACCCCACCGGCAAGCAAGGCGTCTACGGCGGCTACCAAGGCTGGAAAGAACGCGCTGGTCGCTTTCGCTCCCTCGGCGATGGCCAGGTGGATTTCAAAGGCATCTTCACGCGCCTGTCTCAATACGACTACGACAGCTGGGCCGTCCTCGAATGGGAATGCTGCATCAAAAGCCCCGAACAAGGCGCCCGCGAAGGTGCTCCCTTCATCCAACAACACATCATTGAGGTCACCGAAAAAGCCTTCGATGATTTCGCTGGCGCGGAAACGGATCAGGCGGCGAATCGGCGGATATTGGGGTTAGGGTAA